A section of the Lampris incognitus isolate fLamInc1 chromosome 8, fLamInc1.hap2, whole genome shotgun sequence genome encodes:
- the hunk gene encoding LOW QUALITY PROTEIN: hormonally up-regulated neu tumor-associated kinase homolog A (The sequence of the model RefSeq protein was modified relative to this genomic sequence to represent the inferred CDS: deleted 1 base in 1 codon), translated as MPVADSEMVADGHRSYEGKTPSCAGSESVLPASLGSPAADVLRNFYHTKRVGNYLIGRKLGEGSFAKVREGLHALTGEKVSAICLLKKLLEPDPSKRPNIHQVMADSWLQLANKNTGAPYLNRIHIEEINHMVLLHMTEKMGYKHSEVLSAVLTNRACHTLAVYFLLNNKMKRLSKEYREMQYQEKKVEKNEYFQTQWRKHVDKITIPPKQTPVYLAVSKGPSKEKKHRTGLLRAITGGHRNSPLAPPGTVASSSMEYLEIHPLFSNTPQQRRRLATLPQVNTSPEHNIPAPPAPSPIGMHSFDSLSKAEQIEDTPAAPWYKLTNGTFSPPRHVSAFHPDSSYLKKATIPSPPVLIVNPQPKKSNSSDWCGSSDTSGSPPSTVGSPGNSAFSPPKSAFSPLNPSSAFSPPSSGGAADPDSPTHRSKFPSMGIGQILKKKIQLPPFTFRAEQVVEEVVSPPPYPMQTLLCASGALKTLC; from the exons ATGCCGGTCGCCGACAGCGAGATGGTGGCGGACGGCCACCGGTCGTACGAGGGGAAGACCCCGAGCTGCGCCGGCAGCGAGAGCGTCCTCCCCGCCTCCCTCGGCAGCCCCGCCGCCGACGTCCTCCGCAACTTCTATCACACCAAACGGGTCGGGAACTACCTGATCGGGCGGAAGCTCGGGGAAGGCTCGTTCGCCAAAGTTAGAGAGGGTCTTCACGCGCTGACGGGAGAGAAGGTAT CTGCCATTTGCTTGCTCAAGAAGCTTCTAGAGCCAGACCCCTCCAAGCGGCCCAACATCCACCAGGTGATGGCTGATTCCTGGCTACAGCTCGCCAATAAAAACACTGGAGCACCATACCTGAacag GATCCACATTGAGGAGATCAACCACATGGTGTTGCTCCACATGACGGAGAAGATGGGCTACAAACACAGTGAGGTGCTGAGTGCTGTCCTCACCAACCGTGCCTGCCACACCCTGGCCGTCTACTTCCTCCTCAACAACAAGATGAAGCGGCTCTCCAAGGAGTACAGA GAGATGCAGTACCAGGAGAAGAAGGTTGAGAAGAACGAGTACTTTCAGACTCAGTGGAGGAAGCACGTCGACAAGATCACCATCCCGCCG AAACAGACGCCGGTCTACCTGGCGGTCAGTAAGGGGCCCAGCAAGGAGAAGAAACACAGGACAG GCCTTCTGCGTGCTATAACCGGTGGCCATCGGAACTCTCCACTGGCTCCGCCCGGCACCGTGGCTTCGTCCTCCATGGAGTACCTGGAGATCCATCCTCTCTTCTCCAACACTCCACAGCAGCGGAGACGCCTGGCCACCCTCCCCCAGGTCAACACCAGCCCGGAGCACAACATCCCCGCCCCTCCGGCACCGTCCCCCATCGGCATGCACTCCTTCGACTCCCTCTCTAAGGCCGAGCAGATCGAAGACACCCCCGCCGCTCCCTGGTACAAGCTGACCAACGGCACCTTCTCTCCGCCCCGCCACGTCTCCGCGTTCCACCCCGACTCTTCCTACTTGAAGAAGGCCACCATCCCCAGCCCTCCCGTCCTTATCGTCAACCCGCAGCCCAAGAAGAGCAACTCGTCCGATTGGTGCGGCTCCTCCGACACCAGCGGCAGCCCCCCCAGCACCGTAGGGAGTCCGGGAAACTCGGCTTTTAGTCCCCCAAAGTCAGCCTTTAGCCCGCTGAACCCCTCGTCAGCATTCAGTCCTCCTTCCAGCGGGGGCGCCGCCGATCCCGATAGCCCGACGCATCGCAGTAAGTTCCCCTCCATGGGCATTGGACAGATCCTGAAGAAGAAAATCCAGCTGCCGCCGTTCACCTTCCGGGCCGAGCAGGTCGTCGAGGAGGTGGTGTCCCCTCCACCGTATCCgatgcagactctgctttgcgcTTCAGGTGCGCTCAAAACGCTCTGCTGA